A region of Denticeps clupeoides chromosome 19, fDenClu1.1, whole genome shotgun sequence DNA encodes the following proteins:
- the stard13b gene encoding stAR-related lipid transfer protein 13 isoform X6: MKISQIEAKEACDWLRAAGFPQYAQLFEDSQFPIDITPVKKDHDFLDKDLVEPLYRRLNTLNKCASMKLDVNLPKKKSEDSDEDDLFAISDKWTFEWSSKRWSRLQDFDCLLGPGEGVGPHEGPPLRNTTSSESVLTDLSEPEISSLHSGSSGHSGHRAHSADDSDCSHRTCSYSAATMPESTSLGLLHGSLQPENSNYYGSLPTKNGKRARVKDFVRRMETLRHRGAGMGLGGRKTLVISAPVLQHESQALRTLRCVEIVNGEAGGALELPTPAAIQAPCSSGSEGSSSQSSGSTVSTPNLKERRPHNRRSAVAEYKRSGMYLEDAVDILVEHNRRNESRSYEDLVVHIPKDHKPGTFPKALSIESLSPTSAADRHGREDVQRKPKLGSGREPRPMTQCCSRGSRISVYDNVPGSHLYASTGDLIDLEKEEDLFPHLDDILQHVSGLQQIVDHWTKNVLPASDGGGGGVRGGEEENRPGLHSSSQITLDFEGNSVVGGHTTPSDGDKDGVSLNGSDSAGMRERRDSGVGASLTRPNRLRWPSFQISNRISHSMASLQITNQSAGQLSLLQKFSLLRLTAIMEKYSMSNKHGWTWSVPKFMKRMKVPDYKDKNVFGVPLIVHVQRSGQPLPLSLQQALHYLRSQCLDQVGLFRKSGVKSRIQALRQMNENSPEDVNYEDQSAYDVADMVKQFFRDLPEPLLTSKLGETFLHIYQYVPKDQRLQAVQAAIMLMSDENREVLQTLLCFLSDVTSSVEENQMTPMNIAVCLAPSLFHLNILKKENLSPRAMQKKYSTGRPDQKDLNENLAATQGLAHMITECNRLFEIPHEMVTQSRNSYMEANLHAPTLEELCKTMEEDDGTYQTHMETRLQHFFKEARDKAKGWVSCSSTDGTEVHYKKVGDGNPLRRWRVSVEVEAPPSVVLNRVLRERHLWDVDLLQWKIRETLDKQTEIFQCVLSRMPPHPSRDFLVLRSWRTDLPKGTCSLVSVSVEQEDCPPIGGIRAVVLESNYLLEPCGSGKSRLTHICRVDLKGRTPEWYNKAFGHLCAAEAVSIRNSFQPISTEGPETKI; this comes from the exons ATGAAAATCTCTC AGATCGAGGCGAAGGAGGCATGCGACTGGCTGCGGGCTGCAGGATTCCCCCAGTACGCCCAGCTCTTTGAAG ACTCACAGTTTCCTATTGACATCACCCCTGTCAAGAAAGACCATGATTTCCTGGACAAGGACCTTGTGGAGCCCCTTTACCG ACGGCTCAACACACTAAACAAGTGTGCCTCTATGAAACTTGATGTGAACCTTCCCAAAAAGAAA AGTGAAGACTCTGATGAAGACGACCTGTTTGCCATCAGTGACAAATGGACTTTTGAGTGGAGCAGCAAGCGCTGGTCCCGCCTGCAGGACTTTGACTGCCTGCTGGGTCCGGGGGAGGGCGTCGGTCCCCACGAAGGCCCTCCCCTGAGGAACACCACCAGCAGCGAGAGCGTGCTGACGGACCTGAGCGAGCCCGAAATCTCGTCCCTGCACAGCGGGAGCAGCGGCCACAGCGGGCACCGCGCCCACAGTGCCGACGACTCCGACTGCTCCCACCGTACCTGCTCCTACTCAGCTGCCACCATGCCCGAGTCCACATCCCTCGGGCTGCTGCATGGATCCCTACAACCTGAAAACAGCAACTACTACGGTTCTCTGCCCACCAAGAATGGCAAGCGGGCGAGGGTGAAGGACTTTGTGCGGCGCATGGAAACGCTGCGCCACCGTGGAGCCGGGATGGGCCTGGGTGGGCGTAAAACCTTGGTCATCAGCGCTCCGGTCTTGCAACACGAGTCACAAGCCCTTCGAACCCTGCGCTGCGTTGAGATCGTCAACGGAGAGGCCGGGGGGGCTCTGGAGCTGCCCACCCCTGCCGCCATTCAGGCGCCATGCTCGTCCGGCAGCGAGGGCAGCAGCAGCCAGTCCAGCGGCAGCACAGTCAGTACTCCCAACCTGAAGGAGCGGCGGCCTCACAACCGCCGCAGCGCTGTGGCTGAGTACAAGCGCAGCGGCATGTACCTGGAGGACGCGGTGGACATCCTGGTCGAGCACAACCGCCGTAACGAGTCCCGCTCCTACGAGGACCTGGTGGTGCACATCCCCAAGGACCACAAGCCTGGCACCTTCCCCAAAGCCCTGTCCATCGAGAGCCTCTCGCCCACATCCGCGGCGGACAGACATGGCAGGGAGGACGTTCAGAGGAAGCCGAAGCTGGGGAGCGGCAGAGAGCCGAGGCCCATGACCCAGTGCTGCTCGCGTGGCAGCCGCATCAGCGTCTACGACAACGTGCCCGGATCGCACCTGTACGCCAGCACCGGGGACCTGATCGACCTGGAGAAGGAAGAGGACCTCTTCCCTCACCTGGATGACATCCTGCAGCACGTCAGCGGCCTGCAGCAAATCGTGGACCATTGGACCAAAAACGTCCTTCCGGCcagtgatggaggaggaggaggagtaagagGCGGTGAGGAGGAGAACAGACCCGGCCTCCACTCCTCCAGCCAAATCACCCTGGACTTTGAGGGCAACTCAGTGGTGGGAGGACACACTACACCCAGCGATGGTGATAAGGACGGTGTCTCTCTCAACGGGTCCGATTCCGCTGGGATGAGGGAGAGGAGGGACTCAGGAGTTGGCGCGTCTCTAACCAGACCTAACCG CTTGAGATGGCCCAGTTTCCAGATATCCAATCGCATAAGCCACTCCATGGCCTCCCTGCAGATCACCAACCAGTCGGCGGGCCAGCTCAGTCTGCTGCAGAAGTTCTCTCTCTTGCGCCTCACCGCCATAATGGAGAAGTACTCAATGTCTAACAAACATGGATGGACCTG GTCCGTGCCCAAGttcatgaagaggatgaaggtgcCGGACTATAAGGACAAGAACGTGTTTGGGGTGCCTCTGATTGTCCACGTGCAGCGTTCTGGTCAGCCCCTGCCCCTCAGCCTACAGCAGGCACTCCACTACCTCAGGAGTCAGTGTCTGGACCAG GTTGGCCTGTTTCGTAAATCGGGGGTGAAGTCTCGTATCCAGGCTCTGCGGCAGATGAATGAGAATTCTCCAGAGGATGTGAATTATGAGGACCAGTCGGCCTACGATGTGGCCGATATGGTCAAGCAGTTCTTCCGTGACCTGCCTGAGCCACTTCTCACCAGCAAACTGGGAGAGACCTTTCTCCATATATACCAGT ATGTCCCTAAAGACCAGCGCCTGCAGGCGGTGCAGGCAGCCATCATGCTGATGTCGGATGAGAACCGAGAAGTGCTGCAGACTCTGCTCTGCTTCCTGAGTGATGTCACGTCATCCGTGGAGGAGAATCAGATGACACCCATGAACATCGCCGTGTGCCTGGCCCCCTCTCTTTTCCACCTTAACATCCTGAAGAAGGAAAACCTGTCACCCAG GGCCATGCAGAAGAAGTATTCCACAGGAAGACCCGATCAGAAGGACCTGAATGAGAACCTGGCCGCCACTCAGGGCCTGGCTCACATGATTACTGAGTGTAACAGGCTCTTTGAG ATTCCACATGAGATGGTGACACAGTCGCGCAACTCCTACATGGAGGCCAACCTGCACGCTCCGACTCTGGAGGAACTGTGTAAGACCATGGAGGAGGATGATGGCACCTACCAGACACACATGGAGACACGGCTGCAGCACTTCTTCAAGGAAGCCCGAGACAAGGCCAAGGGCTGGGTGTCTTGCTCCAGCACAGATGGCACTGAGGTCCACTACAAGAAG GTGGGGGATGGGAACCCATTGAGGCGGTGGCGTGTATCTGTGGAGGTGGAGGCTCCTCCATCTGTGGTGCTGAATCGTGTGCTGCGAGAGCGCCACCTGTGGGACGTGGACCTGCTGCAGTGGAAGATCAGGGAGACACTGGACAAGCAAACCGAGATCTTCCAGTGTGTCCTCAGCCGCATGCCTCCTCATCCCAGCAGGGACTTTTTGGTTCTTAG GTCATGGAGGACAGACCTGCCCAAAGGAACATGCTCACTGGTGTCTGTTTCTGTCGAGCAAGAGGACTGCCCACCCATTGGTGGGATTCGGGCAGTGGTCCTAGAGTCCAACTATCTGCTGGAGCCGTGTGGCTCGGGCAAGTCCAGACTGACCCACATCTGCAGAGTGGACCTCAA AGGAAGGACACCAGAATGGTACAACAAGGCCTTCGGTCACCTCTGTGCCGCGGAGGCTGTTAGCATCCGCAACTCcttccagccaatcagcacagAGGGCCCAGAGACGAAGATCTGA